The nucleotide sequence GACGACACCATTGTGAAgaaaaccaaccaaaaaaacaccaccatcACTACATTAAAATAGGCTTTCCCACAAGCTAGCCGCCTGTGTTTGAATTGGAAGCATCTGTCCTTGTCCTGGTCGTCCTCCGCTGTGGCGATCATAGGGACTACGGCGGCTAAAGACAATACCCAGAGGGTGCCGCAGGCTAGCCAACTCCAAGACCAGGTGAATCCGCAAAACCGGACCCCTACGCTTCGTTTAGCCCGGCCTCTCCATCTTAGTCGAAGATAGCGATCCAGGCTAATGAATCCTAGCAATGTGACGCTAATATACATGTTCATGTAGAAGAGGTTTCCTACTAGCTTGCAGGCTACATGGCCTAGTAGCCAACGGTTTCCATTGACGTGGTAGAAGATCCGGAAGGGTAGACAGGTTAGAAGAACCAGGTCGGCAATGGCGCAGTTGATGAGGAAGATGTGGACGGAGTTGCGGCTGGCGTGGACGAAGAGGAAGACCCATAAGGTGAAGAGGTTGCCTGCTAAGCCAAGGAGGAATAGGAGGGAGTAGAGGAATGCTAGTGGTAGGCGGAGGGAGGCGTCGTCTAGGGAACAAGTGTTTGCGGTAGTGGTGGGTAGGGATGATAGCATCTGGGCTGAAGGAGATGTCATTGAGAGGGGTGGTAGGGAAATGGGCTCGGTTTTGGAGAGAATGGATGAGGAAGTCGAGATGTTCATTCTGGTTAATGGGTGGAAGGAGGATGGTTTTCTGAGAATGGAAGCAAAATG is from Stigmatopora nigra isolate UIUO_SnigA chromosome 1, RoL_Snig_1.1, whole genome shotgun sequence and encodes:
- the LOC144200528 gene encoding putative G-protein coupled receptor 34, which encodes MNISTSSSILSKTEPISLPPLSMTSPSAQMLSSLPTTTANTCSLDDASLRLPLAFLYSLLFLLGLAGNLFTLWVFLFVHASRNSVHIFLINCAIADLVLLTCLPFRIFYHVNGNRWLLGHVACKLVGNLFYMNMYISVTLLGFISLDRYLRLRWRGRAKRSVGVRFCGFTWSWSWLACGTLWVLSLAAVVPMIATAEDDQDKDRCFQFKHRRLACGKAYFNVVMVVFFWLVFFTMVSSYAQIARRLIQVSRNKPDLPNAQRYGRSAKKSFFVLFLFTLCFVPYHAFRPVYIVAQLNLATPCDYLWMVDCVNEVVLLFSAFNSCLDPVMYFLLSGSVRRTTLEALEKRLPNRLFFQNEVTSNSSTVEFRRSSVPVALTRTVD